The nucleotide window ATTGCCTGTAAATTCATTTAATTAAAACCTTGAATATTTATATTTAAAGAACCATAAATTCTGGATTAACAAAAAATATAAAAATGAATTCTATAAATTTTCAAGAAAAACTTAAAATATTCTCAAATTACTTTGAAGGTGACGTATATACCGACGAAACAACAAGACTACTATATGCAACAGATGCATCTGCTTATCGCGAAAAACCTATTGCAGTTATTCGTCCAAAAAATGTAAGCGATGTTAAAAAAGTTGTTGCATTTGCATCAAAAAATAATGTACCAATTATTCCCAGAACCGCCGGAACCTCATTAGCCGGACAAGTTGTGGGAAACGGAATTATTGTTGACGTTTCAAAATACCTTACCAAAGTTATTGAAATTAACGAACAAGAAAAATGGGTTAGAGTTGAACCAGGTGTGGTATTGGATGAATTAAACAAAATTCTTGCACCAAAAGGATTGTTTTTCGGACCCGAAACATCAACTTCTACAAGATGTATGATTGGCGGAATGGTTGGCAATAATTCCTGTGGGGCTCATTCTTTAATTTATGGAAGTACAAGAGATCATCTTTTAGAGTTAAATACTATTTTAAGTGATGGTTCAATTGCAGAGTTTAAACAAATTAATAATGATGAATTTAAACAAAAGCAAAAAGGTGATAAATTAGAAAATAAAATATACCAGAATATCAATGAAATCTTATCTGACAAATCAAATATTGAGGAAATAAATAAGCAATATCCTGATTCAAGAATTCATCGAAGAAATACTGGTTATGCAATTGACATACTGAGTTTAACCTCTCCATTTTCAGAAAATGAGACACCATTCAACTTTTGTAAATTATTAGCCGGATCTGAAGGAACTCTGGCTTTTACTACAGAAATAAAACTTAATCTTGTTGACTTACCGCCGAAAGAAATAGGTTTGGTTTGCATTCATATGAATTCTCTGGAAGATACTTTTAAAGGAAATCTTGTAGCCCTAAAACACAATCCTACTTCAATTGAGTTGATGGACAAAGCAATACTTGATCTTACAAAAGGAAATATTGAGCAAAACAAAAACCGTTTCTTTCTTGAAGGTGATCCTCAAGCACTTTTAATTGTTGAATTTGCAAAAGAAACCCGTGAAGAAATTATCGAAATTGCAAAAAGTCTTGAAACCGATATGCGTGCGAATGGTTTCGGATATCATTTTCCTGTTGTGTTTGGTGCCGATACAAAAAAGGTCTGGAATCTCAGAAAAGCAGGCTTAGGTGTACTAAGTACTTTACCAGGTGACGCTAAACCAGTTCCTGTAATTGAAGATACAGCTGTTCATCCTGATGTACTTCCTGAATACATGGCTGACTTAAACAATTTATTTAAGAAACATAATCTAAGTTGCATATACTATGCACATATTGCAACCGGAGAAATTCATATGCGCCCGGTTTTAAATCTCAAAATAAAGAAGGATGTAGAGCTTTTCAGAACAATTGCAAAAGAATCTGCGGAGCTAGTTAAAAAATATCGTGGCTCATTAAGTGGCGAACATGGTGATGGTAGGCTAAGAGGTGAATTTATTCCTTATATGATTGGCGATCACTGTTATTCGCTTTTAAAACAGATAAAAGAGACTTGGGACCCAAAACATATATTCAATCCTGGGAAAATTACTGACACACCTCCCATGAATTCGAGTTTAAGGTTTGAAACTGATAAAGAAATTAGAAAGATTGAAACCATTTTTGATTTCTCTCAGGATTTGGGAATTTTAGGTTCAGTAGAAAAATGTAACGGCTCTGCCGATTGTCGAAAATCTGAAATTATTGGAGGTACAATGTGCCCCAGTTTCATGGCGAGCAAAAATGAAAACCAATCTACCCGTGCAAGAGCAAATATTTTACGCGAATACTTGACTAATAGTAAAAAAATAAATCCATTCGCACATAAAGAAATTTATGAAATAATGGACCTTTGCTTATCGTGTAAAGCATGTAAATCAGAATGTCCAAGTGGTGTAGATGTTACAAAAATGAAGGCAGAATTCCTTCAACATTATTATGATGAGAATGGAACTCCTTTAAGGACAAAAATGATAGCTTTAAGTCCAAAAATTAATCAATTTGGATCCAATTTTTCCGGAATTTTTAATCTGTTTTCTAACCTAGGAAAATCGTTTATTGGATTTTCGACTAAGAGAAAAATTCCAAAAGTTTATAGTGAAACTCTTATTCAGTATTTTGAAAAAAACTCAAATCGTCATTCTGGACTTGTTTCAGAATCTCCTAAAAAGGTTTATTTATTTGCTGATGAATTCACAAATTTAAATGAACCTGAAATTGGTATTAAAGCTATCCTCCTGTTAAATAAATTAGGTTACGAGGTAATTATTCCAAAACATGTAGTTAGTGGCAGAACTTATTTCTCAAAGGGTTTATTACGAAAAGCAAAAGTTATTGCCGAGCAGAATATAAATTATCTCTCTGAAATAATAACAGAAGAAACTCCTTTAATTGGAATCGAACCATCAGCAATTTTAGCATTCAGAGATGAATATCCTGAAATTGTTGAAAAATCATTAGTCGAAAAATCCAAAGTATTAGCAAAAAGCACTTTAATGATTGATGAATTTATTGCTGCAGAATTTGCAAAAGGAAATATTAAATCAGAATCATTCACTTCAGAAGCTGCAGAAATAAAACTACATGGACATTGTCAGCAAAAATCTATTGCCTCCACTGCTCCTACTTTAAAAATGCTTACTATTCCAACAAATTATAAAGCTACCGAAATCCCTTCGGGATGTTGTGGTATGGCAGGCTCATTTGGTTATGAAAAGGAGCATTACGAACTATCAATGCAAATTGGTGAATTGGTATTATTTCCTGAAATCAGAAAAACAGATACCAAAACTATAATTGCTGCGACAGGAACAAGTTGTCGTTGCCAGATTGAAGATGGAACAGGAAGAAAAGCATTGCATCCAGTTGAAATTTTGTGGGAGGCGATGATTTAATGATGCTTACAAAAGTTATTCTTTTATAACTTTCCTAATTATTTTTTCATTATTAATATTTGTTACAACAATAAAATACAATCCCCCTTTAAAAGAACTAATATCTACATTTGAAAAATTCTGCGATATTTCCCTTATTTTCTCTAAATTGTTAAATATTTCAATTTTCTTTATTGTTCCAAAATCTTGTGAGATTTGTAAATTGATTATACCTGATGTTGGATTTGGATATATTTTAATAAAGTTATTAGTGTCAAGTAATTTTTCATCAATTTTTACGAAACCCCCATTGGCATCAGTTTTAATTAAATAAACATCATAATTTGCAGTTCCTGAAATGACAAATCCTCCATCAAAAGTTTGAGCAACACAATTTCCCCAGGAATGATAAGTTTTCACATAATTATTAGACCACAAAGTATCTCCATAGCTATTTGTCTTAATTAAATAGACATTATCTGCACCTGTAAACATATGTGACTTGGTTCCTGCAACTATAAATCCACCATCGTTAGTTTGTACAACAGAATTAAAATTAAAATAAAAATCTAACAAACTATAAATTTTTGTCCATATTATATTTCCATTTATATCAATTTTGTTTAAGAAAGCAGACCAATCAGTTACAGAGGTTTGAATATCTCCTG belongs to Bacteroidia bacterium and includes:
- a CDS encoding FAD-binding protein → MNSINFQEKLKIFSNYFEGDVYTDETTRLLYATDASAYREKPIAVIRPKNVSDVKKVVAFASKNNVPIIPRTAGTSLAGQVVGNGIIVDVSKYLTKVIEINEQEKWVRVEPGVVLDELNKILAPKGLFFGPETSTSTRCMIGGMVGNNSCGAHSLIYGSTRDHLLELNTILSDGSIAEFKQINNDEFKQKQKGDKLENKIYQNINEILSDKSNIEEINKQYPDSRIHRRNTGYAIDILSLTSPFSENETPFNFCKLLAGSEGTLAFTTEIKLNLVDLPPKEIGLVCIHMNSLEDTFKGNLVALKHNPTSIELMDKAILDLTKGNIEQNKNRFFLEGDPQALLIVEFAKETREEIIEIAKSLETDMRANGFGYHFPVVFGADTKKVWNLRKAGLGVLSTLPGDAKPVPVIEDTAVHPDVLPEYMADLNNLFKKHNLSCIYYAHIATGEIHMRPVLNLKIKKDVELFRTIAKESAELVKKYRGSLSGEHGDGRLRGEFIPYMIGDHCYSLLKQIKETWDPKHIFNPGKITDTPPMNSSLRFETDKEIRKIETIFDFSQDLGILGSVEKCNGSADCRKSEIIGGTMCPSFMASKNENQSTRARANILREYLTNSKKINPFAHKEIYEIMDLCLSCKACKSECPSGVDVTKMKAEFLQHYYDENGTPLRTKMIALSPKINQFGSNFSGIFNLFSNLGKSFIGFSTKRKIPKVYSETLIQYFEKNSNRHSGLVSESPKKVYLFADEFTNLNEPEIGIKAILLLNKLGYEVIIPKHVVSGRTYFSKGLLRKAKVIAEQNINYLSEIITEETPLIGIEPSAILAFRDEYPEIVEKSLVEKSKVLAKSTLMIDEFIAAEFAKGNIKSESFTSEAAEIKLHGHCQQKSIASTAPTLKMLTIPTNYKATEIPSGCCGMAGSFGYEKEHYELSMQIGELVLFPEIRKTDTKTIIAATGTSCRCQIEDGTGRKALHPVEILWEAMI